One Acidobacteriota bacterium DNA window includes the following coding sequences:
- a CDS encoding peptidase M64 — MQAVRQRLVGLTGLVILVTCAVLARTGPGPVGLQAQASDDGRFDAYFLDKTMRVDYFHAGGLGTEIVALDRVVSDGPWPGSRTRLIDDLNLGKYLFEVIDRRTNRVIYSRGFASIYGEWETTPEYRETHRTFHESLRFPWPRQPVQVVLKARDVENAFHEIWSTVIDPNSRFVNPADRAPAGEVWPLFENGPPAEKVDLLVLGDGYSADEREKFHADARRLVEALFEEEPFLSRRRDFNVWGLDLPSAESGVTRPRAGQFRRTPLSVEYNIFDSERYILTYDNRALRDAASAAPYEFIEILVNEEQYGGGGIFNFQATAAADAGFAEYVFIHEFGHHFAGLADEYYTSDVAYETGASYHPEPWEPNVTALHDPANVKWGDLIEADTPLPTPWDKAAFESGSIEAQRERRELRTAGAAETDVDALFTAQMERETGLLGGMPYAGKVGAFEGASYEPTGLYRSEIDCIMFTRNPVGFCRVCQRAISRVIDQYSRP; from the coding sequence ATGCAGGCCGTTCGCCAGCGCCTCGTCGGCCTGACCGGACTGGTCATTCTGGTGACCTGCGCCGTTCTGGCGCGCACCGGGCCGGGCCCGGTCGGGTTGCAGGCCCAGGCGTCGGACGACGGCCGCTTCGATGCGTACTTCCTCGACAAGACGATGCGCGTCGACTACTTCCATGCGGGCGGACTGGGGACCGAGATCGTCGCGCTGGATCGGGTGGTCTCCGACGGACCGTGGCCGGGCAGCCGGACCCGCCTGATCGACGACCTCAACCTGGGGAAGTACCTCTTCGAAGTGATCGATCGCCGGACCAACCGGGTCATCTACTCCCGAGGCTTCGCATCCATCTACGGCGAGTGGGAGACGACGCCGGAGTACCGGGAGACACACCGCACGTTCCACGAATCGCTGCGCTTTCCCTGGCCGCGCCAGCCGGTGCAAGTGGTTCTGAAGGCGCGAGACGTCGAGAATGCCTTTCACGAGATCTGGTCGACCGTCATCGATCCGAACTCCCGCTTCGTCAACCCGGCCGATCGGGCGCCGGCCGGAGAAGTCTGGCCGCTCTTCGAGAATGGACCGCCCGCCGAGAAGGTGGACCTGCTGGTGCTCGGAGACGGGTACTCCGCGGACGAACGGGAGAAGTTTCACGCGGATGCGCGCCGTCTCGTCGAGGCGTTGTTCGAGGAGGAGCCGTTCCTGAGCCGGCGCCGCGACTTCAACGTCTGGGGCCTCGACCTGCCGTCGGCCGAGTCGGGCGTGACGCGACCGCGTGCCGGACAGTTCCGGCGGACGCCGCTGTCGGTCGAGTACAACATCTTCGATTCCGAGCGTTACATCCTCACCTACGACAATCGGGCGTTGCGCGACGCGGCGTCCGCCGCGCCGTACGAGTTCATCGAGATTCTGGTGAACGAGGAGCAGTACGGCGGGGGTGGGATCTTCAACTTCCAGGCGACCGCGGCGGCCGACGCCGGGTTTGCCGAATACGTTTTCATCCACGAGTTCGGCCACCATTTCGCAGGGCTGGCCGACGAGTACTACACGTCTGACGTCGCGTACGAGACCGGCGCGTCGTACCACCCGGAGCCTTGGGAACCGAACGTCACCGCGCTCCACGACCCGGCGAACGTCAAGTGGGGCGACCTGATCGAGGCGGACACGCCGCTACCCACGCCCTGGGACAAGGCGGCCTTCGAGTCGGGTAGCATCGAGGCGCAGCGGGAGCGGCGCGAGCTCCGGACGGCGGGAGCGGCGGAGACGGACGTGGATGCGCTCTTCACCGCACAGATGGAGCGCGAGACCGGACTCCTTGGCGGGATGCCGTATGCAGGGAAGGTGGGGGCGTTCGAGGGAGCGTCGTACGAACCGACCGGCCTCTACCGGTCCGAGATTGACTGCATCATGTTCACGCGGAACCCGGTCGGGTTCTGTCGCGTCTGCCAGCGCGCCATCTCCCGAGTGATCGATCAGTATTCGAGGCCGTAA
- a CDS encoding (2Fe-2S)-binding protein: protein MATTLTVNGQTRSVDVEPDTPLLWVLRDTLGLTGTRFGCGVAACGACTVHLNGRAVRTCTLPVSAAEGADITTIEGLASGGTLHPVQRAWIDHQVPQCGYCQSGMIMAVSALLDQRPNPTDEQIDATITNICRCGTFARVRRAIHSLAGG from the coding sequence ATGGCAACAACCTTGACCGTGAACGGGCAGACCCGTTCCGTCGATGTAGAGCCCGACACGCCGTTGCTGTGGGTGCTGCGCGATACGCTCGGGTTGACCGGCACGCGCTTCGGGTGCGGCGTTGCCGCCTGTGGCGCCTGCACCGTCCACCTGAACGGTCGGGCCGTGCGCACCTGCACCCTGCCGGTCTCGGCCGCCGAGGGGGCGGATATCACGACGATTGAGGGACTCGCCAGCGGTGGCACGCTCCACCCGGTTCAGCGGGCCTGGATCGATCATCAGGTCCCCCAGTGCGGGTACTGCCAGTCGGGAATGATCATGGCGGTTTCGGCCCTGCTCGATCAGCGGCCCAATCCGACCGACGAACAGATTGACGCCACGATCACGAACATCTGTCGCTGCGGCACGTTCGCGCGCGTGCGTCGCGCCATTCACAGCCTCGCGGGGGGCTAG